Proteins encoded by one window of Chondromyces crocatus:
- a CDS encoding PAAR-like domain-containing protein — MGKVTAYYLDTITDRSGHTMAGFAVSVCLTPAAPAPLPIPYPTFGNTAEGITDPCMRTKIEGAPILTVGGCMKTCHGNEPGTLREVVSLNITGPCFPWLGAPLILIELGMAGITGSLGQMNKGLTFGLGAKASGASGAGGAGGGPSGPGAGGPGAGGPNGPGNGGGGGGGSNDGAAPPSPPAPPGAEGQASAGHPVDVITGTLFTPPCVDFTLPGFLWVRWIRSYRTSAVRQRCGLGWGWSHNLAWRGERHGETFTLIDDRGSETTLVLPTGDETLLLPHGRKLHAEGDAIVVDLDDGLLRVLRPSPGGTNYALVALRDAHGNHAALRWENEEIVEIVDSVGRRATLTRDGALRTWELHLLDDEGEPQQKLLVAYELDERGDLVQVIDAGGVSTRYEYDEDHYLLAEHRPDGIVFRFVHAEFHGEKRCVETWGERPGGDLLAELGAVTEDAKAKPRGIFHTRLTYGPGRREATVTDGAGSVHRYAGNDLGLVERYIDPRGNATLFRYDALGRVVSMSDGSLGATRRQVDASGRIASITLADGATLRFQHDDETGLRTLIRPDGTRASVRLVRGKVVERLDEQGRKTLATYDARGKNTAITWPDGGQDLLEYDTHGNLAKYTTARGAVYRYAFDFLGQPISLETPTGATYHLDYDSRGDLVALTGPGGQRSAFLPDRMRRTELQQHTGGGEQRNRWVADALVEQTKADGSRYRMGYDALLRLQWIENPAGERFTVRHDGAGNPIRQQTFAGLTYGFEYDGADRLALVLNPEEKRLVERRDAQGRILTREHSGRTSARFAYDEAGRMLSAEAGIARVEYGYDESGRLVREQQAAGGFRFEVRYQYGPDGRIAERSYSSGWHVRYGAEKDGESIAITSSLGNETLHIERDLEGRELLRRRETDGLALRTQRNVLGFPEHVVVEDADGASLRVRSFRWDARGPVAAVTDTAAGMRSYELDVFGRPVSAQGLGTNERFRYSPHGTALPEGATWSLGAGGRPTHVGEVLLRWDRCGRLVERRAPDPQHSWRYGYDDDDRLVEAVRGDGVRVQYLYDAFGRRLAETVGGATTWFGWDGNAPVEEQTSTGGKVLRVFHDDGHTPLVEGSEGQGLRLVAADAAGTPYLYLGNEGETAELDLSTWGEVARTQGDVGALRFAGQRADATTGLHYNRNRYYAPDLHVFLTPDPLGMLGSVQDVGFVPNPTLYIDPLGLLTIITASNDPALINAYYGNYASQYPGATILTPSQVTPGSLAGETEVMIDTHGVPGQIEWAGQDISGTELGDRLNAAGFNGSAPGARVDVIACNSATKPRGGQSVSQAVANRTGATTSGGRALFNSSFLGNQGWSGLVSGMPSGTPPSGLRVNGFGSWVNGIQPQPGTP, encoded by the coding sequence ATGGGCAAGGTCACCGCTTACTATCTCGACACGATCACCGACCGCTCCGGCCACACCATGGCCGGCTTCGCCGTCAGCGTGTGCCTCACCCCGGCAGCCCCCGCGCCCTTACCGATCCCCTACCCCACCTTCGGCAACACCGCCGAAGGGATCACCGACCCCTGCATGCGGACCAAGATCGAAGGAGCACCGATCTTGACCGTGGGCGGGTGCATGAAGACCTGCCACGGAAACGAGCCAGGCACGCTCCGCGAGGTGGTCAGCCTGAACATCACCGGCCCCTGCTTTCCCTGGCTGGGCGCCCCCTTGATCCTCATCGAGCTGGGCATGGCGGGGATCACCGGCTCCCTCGGACAGATGAACAAGGGCCTCACCTTCGGCCTGGGCGCCAAGGCCTCGGGCGCAAGCGGCGCAGGCGGCGCAGGCGGCGGCCCCTCGGGCCCTGGCGCGGGAGGCCCCGGCGCGGGTGGACCGAATGGACCAGGCAACGGCGGCGGAGGCGGAGGCGGCAGCAACGACGGCGCCGCCCCACCGAGCCCACCCGCCCCTCCAGGCGCCGAGGGTCAAGCCAGCGCCGGCCACCCCGTCGACGTGATCACCGGGACCCTCTTCACCCCCCCCTGCGTCGACTTCACCCTCCCCGGCTTCCTGTGGGTCCGCTGGATCCGCAGCTACCGCACCTCCGCCGTACGCCAGCGCTGCGGCCTGGGCTGGGGGTGGTCGCACAACCTGGCCTGGCGCGGCGAGCGCCACGGCGAAACGTTCACGCTCATCGACGACCGCGGCAGCGAGACCACGCTCGTCTTGCCGACGGGTGACGAAACGCTCTTGCTCCCCCACGGCCGCAAGCTCCACGCCGAGGGAGACGCCATCGTCGTGGACCTCGACGACGGCCTGCTGCGCGTCCTGCGCCCCTCCCCCGGGGGAACGAACTACGCGCTGGTCGCGCTGCGGGACGCCCACGGCAACCACGCTGCACTGCGCTGGGAAAACGAAGAGATCGTCGAGATCGTCGACTCCGTGGGGCGCCGGGCCACGCTGACGCGGGACGGCGCGCTCCGGACCTGGGAACTCCACCTGCTCGACGACGAGGGCGAACCGCAGCAGAAGCTGCTGGTCGCCTACGAGCTGGACGAGCGCGGCGACCTCGTCCAGGTCATCGACGCCGGCGGCGTCTCGACCCGCTACGAGTACGACGAAGACCACTACCTGCTCGCCGAGCACCGCCCCGACGGCATCGTCTTCCGCTTCGTCCACGCCGAGTTCCACGGAGAAAAGCGCTGCGTCGAGACCTGGGGAGAGCGCCCCGGAGGCGACCTCCTCGCCGAGCTCGGCGCCGTCACCGAGGACGCGAAGGCGAAGCCGCGCGGCATCTTCCACACCCGCCTGACCTATGGCCCGGGCCGACGAGAAGCCACGGTGACCGACGGTGCAGGCAGCGTGCACCGCTACGCAGGCAACGACCTCGGCCTCGTGGAGCGCTACATCGATCCACGCGGCAACGCGACCCTCTTCCGTTACGACGCCCTCGGCCGCGTCGTCTCCATGTCGGACGGCTCCCTCGGCGCCACCCGGCGCCAGGTCGACGCCTCCGGACGGATCGCCTCGATCACCCTCGCCGATGGCGCCACGCTTCGCTTCCAGCACGACGACGAGACCGGCCTCCGGACCCTGATCAGACCCGACGGCACGCGCGCCTCCGTGCGGCTCGTACGAGGCAAGGTGGTCGAGCGCCTCGACGAGCAGGGCCGGAAGACCCTCGCGACGTACGACGCCCGCGGCAAGAACACGGCGATCACCTGGCCCGACGGTGGCCAGGACCTGCTCGAGTACGACACCCACGGCAACCTCGCGAAGTACACGACGGCCCGCGGCGCCGTGTACCGCTACGCCTTCGACTTCCTGGGTCAACCCATCTCCCTGGAGACACCGACCGGCGCGACCTACCACCTCGACTACGACTCCCGCGGCGACCTCGTCGCACTCACGGGCCCAGGCGGGCAGCGGTCCGCCTTCCTGCCCGACCGGATGCGGCGCACCGAGCTGCAGCAGCACACCGGCGGCGGCGAGCAGCGCAACCGCTGGGTGGCCGACGCGCTGGTCGAGCAGACCAAGGCCGACGGCAGCCGCTACCGGATGGGGTACGACGCGCTCCTGCGCCTCCAGTGGATCGAGAACCCCGCCGGCGAGCGGTTCACGGTCCGCCACGACGGCGCTGGCAACCCCATCCGCCAGCAGACGTTCGCGGGACTGACCTACGGCTTCGAGTACGACGGCGCCGACCGGCTCGCGCTGGTCCTGAACCCGGAAGAGAAGCGCCTCGTCGAGCGCAGGGACGCACAAGGACGCATCCTCACCCGAGAGCACAGCGGCAGGACGAGCGCGCGCTTCGCCTACGACGAGGCAGGGCGGATGCTCTCCGCCGAAGCGGGCATCGCGCGCGTGGAGTACGGCTACGACGAGTCGGGACGCCTCGTGCGCGAGCAGCAAGCAGCCGGCGGGTTCCGCTTCGAAGTCCGCTACCAGTACGGACCGGACGGGCGCATCGCCGAACGGAGCTACTCGTCAGGCTGGCACGTACGCTACGGCGCCGAGAAGGACGGCGAGTCCATCGCCATCACCTCCTCGCTCGGGAACGAGACCCTGCACATCGAGCGCGACCTGGAAGGACGAGAACTCCTGCGTCGCCGCGAGACCGACGGCCTGGCCCTCCGCACGCAGCGCAACGTGCTGGGATTCCCCGAGCACGTGGTGGTCGAGGACGCAGACGGCGCCTCCCTCCGGGTGCGCTCGTTCCGCTGGGACGCGCGGGGCCCCGTCGCCGCGGTCACCGACACGGCCGCCGGGATGCGGTCCTACGAGCTGGACGTCTTCGGGCGCCCCGTCAGCGCCCAGGGACTCGGCACGAACGAGCGCTTCCGGTATTCGCCGCACGGCACCGCGCTGCCCGAGGGTGCCACCTGGTCCCTTGGGGCAGGCGGTCGTCCCACGCACGTCGGCGAGGTGCTGCTGCGCTGGGACCGGTGCGGGCGGCTCGTCGAGCGACGCGCCCCGGACCCGCAGCACTCGTGGCGCTACGGCTACGACGACGACGACCGCCTCGTGGAGGCCGTGCGCGGCGACGGCGTACGCGTGCAGTACCTCTACGATGCCTTCGGCAGGCGCCTCGCCGAGACCGTCGGAGGCGCCACGACCTGGTTCGGCTGGGATGGAAACGCCCCCGTCGAGGAGCAGACGAGCACCGGGGGAAAGGTGCTGCGCGTGTTCCACGACGATGGCCACACGCCGCTCGTCGAGGGAAGCGAAGGCCAGGGTCTCCGCCTGGTGGCAGCCGATGCAGCAGGAACCCCGTACCTCTACTTGGGGAACGAGGGCGAGACCGCTGAACTCGATCTCTCGACCTGGGGCGAGGTCGCCCGCACCCAGGGCGACGTCGGCGCGCTGCGCTTCGCCGGCCAGCGCGCCGACGCCACGACGGGCCTGCACTACAACCGCAACCGCTACTACGCCCCGGACCTTCACGTCTTCCTGACCCCCGACCCGCTCGGGATGCTCGGCTCGGTCCAGGACGTGGGCTTCGTCCCGAACCCGACGCTCTACATCGACCCGCTGGGTCTGCTGACGATCATCACCGCGTCGAACGATCCGGCCCTGATCAACGCCTACTACGGCAACTACGCCTCGCAGTATCCCGGCGCCACGATCCTGACGCCCTCCCAGGTGACCCCTGGCAGCCTCGCCGGCGAGACCGAGGTGATGATCGACACGCATGGCGTGCCCGGCCAGATCGAGTGGGCGGGACAGGACATCAGCGGGACGGAGCTGGGAGACCGCCTGAACGCCGCCGGGTTCAACGGCAGCGCCCCCGGCGCTCGGGTCGACGTCATCGCCTGCAACAGCGCAACGAAACCGCGAGGAGGCCAGAGCGTCTCGCAAGCAGTGGCGAACCGGACGGGTGCCACGACCTCCGGTGGGCGCGCCCTGTTCAACAGCAGCTTCCTCGGCAACCAGGGCTGGTCGGGCCTGGTGAGCGGCATGCCTTCGGGCACCCCCCCCTCGGGGCTGCGCGTGAACGGCTTCGGGAGCTGGGTCAACGGGATCCAGCCCCAGCCCGGAACGCCGTGA
- a CDS encoding DUF2169 family type VI secretion system accessory protein, whose protein sequence is MDQPRVDNATEFVVHPQVLLDRDGEKLAAIVKATFELQDDGALELAPPARTRGIRFADIPWEKTQPESIVFPADVCLRKPGTDVVLVAKAHAPGDDPVPSFDVRVEVGPLKKSLVIFGRRLWVEDGRALTPPAPVLEMELRYDHAWGGRDDDPPAPPLEEARNPIGRGVVRHPSALTHQEAPSIEDPAHPIRSVRTRPPPAGFGVVGRSWEPRRQYAGTYDETWQSFKAPLMPDDFDDRHNLCASPGLIADPPLVGGELVRLLNLTRGGGAVSFTLPRITLEIDFRIPDRDPIAFAPHLDTVLLDLYEAGPEKPVTVELVWRASVPAPRRLREARVRVRERQVPR, encoded by the coding sequence GTGGACCAACCGCGCGTCGACAATGCCACCGAGTTCGTGGTCCATCCGCAGGTCCTGCTCGATCGCGACGGCGAAAAGCTCGCGGCGATCGTCAAAGCGACCTTCGAACTCCAGGACGACGGCGCCCTCGAACTCGCCCCCCCCGCACGAACACGCGGCATCCGCTTCGCCGACATCCCCTGGGAGAAAACCCAGCCGGAGAGCATCGTGTTTCCCGCGGACGTATGCCTCCGCAAACCCGGCACCGACGTGGTCCTCGTCGCGAAGGCACACGCCCCCGGCGACGACCCCGTGCCGTCCTTCGACGTCCGCGTCGAGGTCGGCCCGCTGAAAAAGTCCCTCGTGATCTTCGGCCGACGCCTCTGGGTCGAAGATGGCCGCGCCCTCACCCCCCCGGCCCCCGTGCTGGAGATGGAACTCCGCTACGACCACGCCTGGGGAGGTCGCGACGACGACCCCCCTGCCCCCCCCCTCGAAGAAGCACGAAACCCCATCGGACGAGGCGTCGTCCGTCACCCCTCCGCCCTCACCCACCAGGAAGCCCCCTCGATCGAGGACCCAGCGCACCCCATCCGCTCGGTGCGCACCCGCCCCCCTCCCGCGGGCTTCGGCGTCGTCGGCAGAAGCTGGGAACCCCGACGCCAGTACGCCGGCACCTACGACGAGACCTGGCAGTCGTTCAAGGCCCCCCTCATGCCCGACGACTTCGACGACCGGCACAACCTCTGCGCATCCCCCGGCCTGATCGCCGACCCCCCGCTCGTCGGCGGCGAACTGGTGCGCCTGCTCAACTTGACCCGAGGTGGAGGCGCCGTGTCCTTCACCTTGCCGCGCATCACCCTCGAGATCGACTTCCGCATCCCCGACCGAGACCCCATCGCCTTCGCCCCCCACCTCGACACCGTGCTCCTCGATCTGTACGAAGCTGGCCCCGAGAAACCCGTGACCGTCGAACTCGTGTGGCGCGCCAGCGTGCCCGCCCCGAGACGCCTGCGAGAAGCCCGGGTGCGCGTCCGAGAGCGCCAGGTGCCCCGATGA
- a CDS encoding DMT family transporter: MSYVFLAIAIIGEVIATSAMKASNSFTRLWPSVIVVCGYAVAFYSLSHAIRTIPLGIAYALWSGVGIVLITVAAYLLYSQRLDTPALIGMSLIIAGVLVINLFSKSTAH, translated from the coding sequence ATGTCGTACGTGTTTCTAGCGATTGCGATCATCGGGGAGGTGATTGCGACGTCTGCAATGAAGGCCTCGAACTCCTTCACCCGTCTGTGGCCTTCCGTGATCGTCGTGTGCGGTTATGCCGTGGCGTTCTATTCGCTCTCGCATGCGATCCGCACGATCCCGCTCGGCATCGCTTACGCGCTCTGGTCCGGGGTGGGCATCGTGCTCATCACCGTGGCGGCGTACCTGCTGTACTCGCAGCGGCTCGACACGCCGGCGCTCATCGGGATGAGCTTGATCATTGCCGGGGTGCTGGTGATCAACCTCTTCTCGAAATCGACGGCGCACTGA
- a CDS encoding MgtC/SapB family protein, protein MMPVGPADLVLRIAVGAALGGVIGYERDRHGRPVGLRTHLLVAMTAATFMVVSAHFVYFQGYRKDDLTEVDASRIAASVVSGIGFLAGGAILRTGATVQGLTTAAGLWLVTAIGLAAGAGMFVVSTTVTLFGVIALTVLRRFEDKNDSATRHRVTVVLGAGGQTASQLVDAVGALGMRVNKMEYERRFDEKRRLAVTFEVLLPDSIGIGGLVDQIEKLPDVQRVHIQNL, encoded by the coding sequence ATGATGCCCGTCGGCCCGGCCGATCTCGTGCTGCGCATCGCCGTCGGCGCAGCCCTTGGCGGCGTCATCGGCTACGAGCGCGATCGCCACGGCCGACCGGTGGGCCTCCGGACGCACCTCCTCGTCGCGATGACCGCCGCCACCTTCATGGTCGTCTCGGCCCATTTCGTCTACTTCCAGGGCTACAGAAAGGACGACCTCACCGAGGTCGACGCCTCCCGCATCGCTGCCTCCGTCGTCTCCGGCATCGGCTTCCTGGCGGGCGGCGCGATCCTGCGCACGGGCGCCACCGTGCAAGGCCTCACCACGGCCGCCGGACTGTGGCTGGTGACCGCCATCGGGCTCGCCGCCGGCGCCGGCATGTTCGTCGTCAGCACCACGGTGACCCTGTTCGGCGTCATCGCCCTCACGGTCCTGCGGCGCTTCGAAGACAAGAACGACAGCGCCACCCGCCACCGCGTGACGGTGGTGCTGGGCGCCGGAGGCCAGACGGCGAGTCAGCTCGTCGACGCCGTCGGCGCCCTGGGCATGCGCGTGAACAAGATGGAGTACGAGCGCCGCTTCGACGAAAAGCGTCGCCTCGCCGTGACCTTCGAAGTCCTCCTCCCCGACAGCATCGGCATCGGCGGCCTCGTCGATCAGATCGAGAAACTCCCCGACGTCCAGCGCGTCCACATCCAGAACCTCTGA
- a CDS encoding undecaprenyl-diphosphate phosphatase, with protein sequence MDVLLLAALQSVAEVLPISASAHALAARIWLGLEHDPTPFLAAVRLAAAAAVIVLARQTLLAALGEALRAIARPALFRASPGARDAVLLALGSAVSLGVSASLRPYVTLWAEAPLAQGLGLVVSGAAIAGAALAPPAEERGESPSLLGMLVAGVAHGVGLAPGATGIGGALVVLIWLGLRPVRALELALALTVPALIVEGLQALGAPGIGVASFAVGLCVAFLGALGAGVVLRGLLERRFMAALSLWMIPLGLATTAYARALPGVASGEGLRGEVVAGAEKVGREEAAVAATGGEARSGAEGRRSLPVFASTGDPR encoded by the coding sequence ATGGACGTCCTGCTGCTCGCTGCGCTCCAGAGCGTCGCAGAGGTCCTGCCGATCTCGGCGTCGGCTCACGCTCTGGCTGCGCGGATCTGGCTGGGTCTGGAGCACGATCCCACGCCGTTTCTCGCTGCCGTCCGGCTCGCGGCGGCGGCGGCGGTGATCGTGCTCGCGCGGCAGACGCTGCTCGCTGCGCTGGGGGAGGCGTTGCGGGCCATTGCGCGGCCCGCGCTGTTCCGGGCTTCACCAGGGGCTCGGGATGCGGTGCTGCTCGCGCTGGGGTCGGCGGTGAGTCTCGGGGTCAGTGCTTCGCTGCGGCCTTATGTGACGCTGTGGGCGGAGGCGCCGCTGGCGCAGGGGCTCGGTCTGGTGGTCTCGGGGGCGGCGATCGCGGGGGCTGCGCTGGCGCCGCCGGCCGAGGAGCGGGGGGAGAGTCCTTCGCTGCTCGGGATGCTGGTCGCGGGGGTGGCTCATGGGGTGGGTCTGGCGCCGGGGGCGACTGGGATCGGGGGGGCGCTCGTGGTGCTGATCTGGCTGGGGTTGCGGCCGGTGCGCGCGCTCGAGCTGGCGCTCGCGTTGACGGTGCCGGCATTGATCGTGGAAGGGCTGCAGGCGCTGGGGGCTCCCGGGATCGGTGTGGCTTCGTTCGCGGTCGGGCTCTGTGTGGCGTTCCTCGGGGCGCTGGGGGCGGGGGTGGTGTTGCGGGGTCTTCTGGAGCGGCGGTTCATGGCGGCGCTGTCGCTGTGGATGATTCCTCTGGGGCTCGCGACGACGGCGTATGCGCGGGCGTTGCCAGGGGTGGCTTCGGGCGAGGGGCTTCGTGGGGAGGTGGTGGCGGGCGCTGAGAAGGTCGGGCGCGAGGAGGCGGCGGTCGCGGCGACGGGTGGGGAGGCGCGGAGCGGTGCGGAGGGGCGGCGTTCGCTTCCGGTCTTCGCGTCGACGGGGGATCCGCGCTAA
- a CDS encoding mannose-1-phosphate guanylyltransferase has protein sequence MSDQAPTVVALILAGGAGTRFWPASRAVRPKQLLPLVGEEPLLRATVRRVLPVCHPEAGKTAWGRVLIATGSHLAEATQALLPELPAGNLLVEPVPRNTAPCIGWAAARIASEDPEAVVAVLPSDHHVADVEEFRRVLGVAARAAGQGTITTVGIRPTHAETGFGYIETGKERGEGVRGEGVLEALRFVEKPDRERAEGFLASGRFLWNAGMFFFRAGDMMAAIRAHMPALAAGLEEIVAAAKRGPEAEREALGRVFPVLPAVSIDHGVMEHVETLSVVPGDFGWSDVGSFRTAWELGAKDAAGNVGPEKAVLLDARDNLILDLRESRGDKRVIALLGVAGLCVVETEDALLVVPRERAQDVKQVVDALKARGDGDLV, from the coding sequence ATGTCCGACCAGGCACCGACCGTCGTCGCTCTCATCCTCGCTGGTGGCGCAGGCACTCGTTTCTGGCCTGCTTCGCGCGCGGTGCGGCCGAAGCAGCTGTTGCCCTTGGTCGGGGAGGAGCCGCTGCTGCGGGCGACGGTGCGGCGGGTGCTGCCGGTGTGTCATCCGGAAGCGGGGAAGACGGCGTGGGGGCGGGTGCTGATCGCGACGGGGAGCCATCTGGCAGAGGCGACGCAGGCGTTGCTGCCGGAGCTGCCGGCCGGGAATCTGCTGGTGGAGCCGGTTCCGAGGAACACGGCGCCGTGCATCGGGTGGGCGGCGGCGCGCATCGCGAGCGAGGATCCGGAGGCGGTGGTTGCGGTGCTGCCGAGTGATCACCATGTCGCCGACGTCGAGGAGTTCAGGCGGGTGCTGGGGGTGGCGGCGCGTGCGGCGGGGCAGGGGACGATCACCACGGTGGGGATCCGGCCGACGCATGCGGAGACGGGGTTCGGGTACATCGAGACGGGGAAGGAGCGGGGGGAGGGGGTGCGGGGGGAAGGGGTGCTGGAGGCGCTGCGGTTCGTGGAGAAGCCCGATCGGGAGCGGGCGGAGGGGTTCCTCGCGAGCGGGCGGTTTCTGTGGAACGCGGGGATGTTCTTCTTCCGGGCGGGGGACATGATGGCGGCGATCCGGGCCCACATGCCGGCTCTCGCTGCGGGGCTGGAGGAGATCGTCGCCGCGGCGAAGCGGGGGCCCGAGGCGGAGCGGGAGGCGCTGGGGCGGGTGTTTCCGGTGCTGCCGGCGGTCAGCATCGACCACGGGGTGATGGAGCACGTGGAGACGCTGTCGGTGGTGCCGGGGGACTTCGGGTGGAGCGATGTCGGCAGCTTCAGGACGGCGTGGGAGCTGGGGGCGAAGGACGCGGCGGGGAATGTGGGACCGGAGAAGGCGGTGCTGCTGGATGCGCGCGACAACTTGATCCTGGATCTGCGGGAGAGCCGGGGAGACAAGCGGGTGATCGCGCTTCTGGGGGTCGCGGGGCTGTGCGTCGTGGAGACGGAGGATGCGCTGCTGGTCGTTCCTCGGGAGCGGGCGCAAGACGTGAAGCAGGTGGTCGACGCCCTGAAGGCGCGGGGGGACGGGGACCTGGTGTGA
- a CDS encoding TlpA family protein disulfide reductase, translating to MSLTTMHRQDDASGKFLYPAIAAFLALSALLGLAVLPRLAPGGHSLVGKPGPDIVLPVAANGDAGARMQLRDLQGQAVILDFWASWCGPCAVQAPILERISRRYEKKGLVVLGINVDDPPAVASQYAARKGLTYPILVDDERNASAHYGIDKLPTLVVLDKEGKVAAYLTAIVDEASLDEIIAQVL from the coding sequence ATGAGCTTGACCACGATGCACCGCCAGGACGACGCCTCTGGGAAATTCCTGTACCCGGCGATCGCCGCCTTTCTGGCGCTCAGCGCCCTGCTCGGCCTCGCCGTCCTCCCGCGGCTCGCGCCCGGAGGTCATTCCCTGGTCGGCAAGCCAGGACCCGACATCGTGCTTCCCGTCGCCGCCAATGGCGACGCCGGCGCGCGAATGCAGCTCCGCGACCTCCAGGGCCAGGCGGTGATTCTGGATTTCTGGGCGAGCTGGTGCGGCCCCTGTGCCGTCCAGGCCCCCATCCTCGAGCGCATCTCCAGGCGTTACGAGAAGAAGGGCCTCGTCGTCCTCGGCATCAATGTCGACGACCCCCCCGCCGTCGCCAGCCAGTACGCCGCCCGCAAAGGCCTCACCTATCCCATCCTCGTCGACGACGAACGCAATGCGTCAGCGCACTACGGCATCGACAAGCTGCCCACCCTCGTCGTCCTCGACAAGGAGGGCAAGGTCGCCGCCTACCTGACGGCCATCGTCGACGAAGCCAGCCTCGACGAGATCATCGCGCAAGTGCTCTGA